TAAAAGGATATGATTATTGTTCAGAGCAGGTAAGAAGCAAACGGTTCTGTTTCCATACTGATATATAACATCCCTTGGCCACTAAAATTCTAATTGACTGTGCATTTTTGCAGGGCAAAGTTGCCTTTGTGTCTGCCTATGGGATTCACCAACTGCACATATTTATCTTTGTGTTAGCAGTTTTTCATGTGCTCTACTGCATCCTTACGTTGACTTTGGGAAGATACAAGGTAAAGTAGAAAATTATTACAACTTTggagactctctctctctctctctctctctctctctctctctctctctctgtttcatCTTTTCAGTGTATTTTTCATCCTTTTTGGATTACAGATGAGAACATGGAAGGTTTGGGAGAAAGAGACAAAGTCAATTGAACATCAGCACCACAATGGTTTGTAATTTTGCTCCAAGTTATTTTATCTACTTCAAGCTAAGTTGGTCCTATCCCAAATGATGAATGGTTTAAGCATGCAATCATTCTTCACATATGATCAACTTTCtagttcctttttttccttcccaaAGAATGATTAGTTGGTGTCCAGGTTGACTTTAATACATCATCTTGCTGGAACTTTTCTGTTGACTActactattattatttttcttgtaaattataatGTTTCTTCTTACAAACTTTGTTCACAGATTTAGGCTTCTCATGATTAATTATAAGAATATTTTCCAATTAACCATCAAGAGCACTTCTTGGATTATAACTCATTAAATTATTTGTATTGCAGATCCAGAAAGGTTTAGGTTTGCAAGGGACACATCATTTGGACAGAGACATTTGAAATTCAGGTCACCATTGACCCTTTGGATTGTAAGTAACTTACTTCCGTGAAGTTGAGCCTTGTTCCCAAGTTCTGTCTGCAAGAAACCTTGATGTCAACTTCAGAAACACACTCCTAAGCTTCTCAACTTACATAAAATTGCTTGACCAAATGTCTCaaagtttctcttttttcccGTCCAGGTGTCTTTCTTCAGGCAGCTCTTCCAGTCGGTTACTAGGGTTGATTACCTAACCCTGAGGCATGGATTTATCATGGTAAGAAAAACAGTTGCCTAATTCATTTGCATACGCAAAGCCTTAAATGGGATTCAAGGTGCTTCTCAACTTACATAAAATTGCTTGACCAAATGTCTCaaagtttctcttttttcccGTCCAGGTGTCTTTCTTCAGGCAGCTCTTCCAGTCGGTTACTAGGGTTGATTACCTAACCCTGAGGCATGGATTTATCATGGTAAGAAAAACAGTTGCCTAATTCATTTGCATACGCAAAGCCTTAAATGGGATTCAAGGTGCAGGTCATAAATGGACTCAAATTCTATGCTTTGTGATTTCAGGCACATTTGGCCCCAGACAGTGAAACGACATTTGATTTTCGGAAGTACATAAGCAGATCACTTGAAGAGGATTTCAAAGTTGTTGTGGAGATCAGGTTGGTGTTCTGTAGTGTCTAAAGTCATTAGGTTCTTTGTTTAACTCTGTCTTACAAACTTAACTTTATACTTCATGGATGCAGCCCAATTATATGGTTCTCTGCAGTGCTGTTCTTGCTTTCCAACACATATGGTAAATGAGATATTCTATTAGGTCTTATCTGTTTCTGGTGTTATTgtaaaatccttttttttattttttatttttaataactgATTCTGAAAATTGTCATGAAAAGTTTGGGAATTTACTGACAAAGAAATGTTTCCTCTTTGGACAGGATGGTATTCTTATTTCTGGCTACCATTTATCCCTTTAGTTGTAAGATCAAATTCATCATCCAAGTATCATGCATTCCCTTTTTACTATGGCCATTGCAGTTGCAGGCCACATAAATTTAAGGGTTGTgagcaaaacagaaaatcctGATAGtgattaaaaatcttgtagaTAATCCTGATGGTGGGAACAAAACTACAAGTGATTATATCAATGATGGGGCTGAGGATTCAGGAGAGAGGGGATGTGGTGAAGGGTGCCCCCCTTGTTCAACCCGGCGATCACCTCTTCTGGTTTGGAAGCCCTCGCTTCATGCTCTTTCTCATCCACTTCGTTCTGTTTCAGGTACTTCAAAATATGCATCTAAAATTCATTTGTATAGCTTCAATTCTCGGATATTATATTATCATGTACAGTCAtaattgtttgtatttttacatGCTGCtcttttgttatttctttctcttcattGCAGAATGCATTTCAGCTGGCCTTCCTTGCATGGAGTACAGTAAGTAAAAATGACCACATTTACAAAGATCTGCTTATACTTATATCAGATGTTAACCAAAAGATACTTTAACCATTGAAATAGAGCTTTCTTTAGTTTTCATAACCCAAATAATTGATTTTCTCTCCTTCAGTGTGAGTTTGGGATAGATTCTTGCTTCCACCAGCGCACCGAAGATATCGTGATCAGGATCTCAATGGGGTGAGCAGTGAGCTTTACACactaaaacaaattttgtacAAATCCAATATGTTAATCATTCAATGAGCACAATTTGTTTTGCTAATGCACAcaattcctttttttgggtgatcTCCTCAGGGTCATTACACAATTTTTATGCAGTTATGTGACTCTGCCTCTCTATGCTCTAGTGACACAGGTGAAAATGATCTCACTTTCAATATCAGATTTTAAATTGTGCACAAgaaaattggaaagaaaaaaaaaagtcccaGCAGGCTACAAGTGACTCCCAATTGATTTAACATCGGTtaactttgttttgtttgatcaaACTCAAACAGATGGGTTCTACCATGAAACGCACCGTTTTCAACGAGGAAGTGGCACAAGCACTGAAGAGCTGGCACAACAAAGccaaaaagaacacaaaactcAGTCATCATTCACACTCAAACACACCATTCTCAAGTACGCCGGGAACTCCCAGCCACGGCGTGTGCACGTCCCCGATCCATCTGCTGCACAAGCACAACAACCGCAGCGATGCTGATGGCTATTATGTATCTCCAAGAGCATCAAACCTTGAATTAAGTCAACGGGAAACTGAAGGGTCATCACATTCCCTAAACAACAACAATGCTGGACTCAGTGACCCAGAAGAGATTAGGGAACTGGATCAAGAGCCTACTTCAACAACACAATTGCCTCCGGCACGGCCTGGGATTGGTACTCAGCATGAAGTTAACATTAGTCTGTCTGAGTTTTCATTTGGCAAAGGAAAATCAAGAAGTTGATGGAGTTGGATCATATGACATGCTGCtaaccattttcttcttcctcttcttcttttgtgtaCATCATATATGGTTGA
The Prunus dulcis chromosome 2, ALMONDv2, whole genome shotgun sequence DNA segment above includes these coding regions:
- the LOC117617149 gene encoding MLO-like protein 6 isoform X1 — protein: MDELSKERTLAETPTWAVAVVCFVLLAVSIFIERIIHLIGKWLTSKHKRALVEALEKIKSELMLLGFLSLLLTVLQGRISDICIPKSIGASWHPCSKEAESKSENKGRKLLDFSDPDFSYRRRLAVKGYDYCSEQGKVAFVSAYGIHQLHIFIFVLAVFHVLYCILTLTLGRYKMRTWKVWEKETKSIEHQHHNDPERFRFARDTSFGQRHLKFRSPLTLWIVSFFRQLFQSVTRVDYLTLRHGFIMAHLAPDSETTFDFRKYISRSLEEDFKVVVEISPIIWFSAVLFLLSNTYGWYSYFWLPFIPLVIILMVGTKLQVIISMMGLRIQERGDVVKGAPLVQPGDHLFWFGSPRFMLFLIHFVLFQNAFQLAFLAWSTCEFGIDSCFHQRTEDIVIRISMGVITQFLCSYVTLPLYALVTQMGSTMKRTVFNEEVAQALKSWHNKAKKNTKLSHHSHSNTPFSSTPGTPSHGVCTSPIHLLHKHNNRSDADGYYVSPRASNLELSQRETEGSSHSLNNNNAGLSDPEEIRELDQEPTSTTQLPPARPGIGTQHEVNISLSEFSFGKGKSRS
- the LOC117617149 gene encoding MLO-like protein 6 isoform X2, producing MDELSKERTLAETPTWAVAVVCFVLLAVSIFIERIIHLIGKWLTSKHKRALVEALEKIKSELMLLGFLSLLLTVLQGRISDICIPKSIGASWHPCSKEAESKSENKGRKLLDFSDPDFSYRRRLAVKGYDYCSEQGKVAFVSAYGIHQLHIFIFVLAVFHVLYCILTLTLGRYKMRTWKVWEKETKSIEHQHHNDPERFRFARDTSFGQRHLKFRSPLTLWIVSFFRQLFQSVTRVDYLTLRHGFIMAHLAPDSETTFDFRKYISRSLEEDFKVVVEISPIIWFSAVLFLLSNTYGWYSYFWLPFIPLVIILMVGTKLQVIISMMGLRIQERGDVVKGAPLVQPGDHLFWFGSPRFMLFLIHFVLFQNAFQLAFLAWSTVSKNDHIYKDLLILISDRTEDIVIRISMGVITQFLCSYVTLPLYALVTQMGSTMKRTVFNEEVAQALKSWHNKAKKNTKLSHHSHSNTPFSSTPGTPSHGVCTSPIHLLHKHNNRSDADGYYVSPRASNLELSQRETEGSSHSLNNNNAGLSDPEEIRELDQEPTSTTQLPPARPGIGTQHEVNISLSEFSFGKGKSRS